The sequence GGTAGTATCAACCTCCTCTGACCTGGCGAGATAGTCTCCCAGGGCAGGGGAGACTATAGGAGGTATTATGCTCATACAGGATGTTCGTAATTCTGACCTCAATCAGCTCAAATGGGATTTAAATCATCTACAACCTGTTGATGCTGGGGACTACATTACACAATTACCCAAAAAACAACGGGCGATCGCTTTTCGTCTGCTCAACAAAGCTCAAGCAATAGATGTCTTTGAATATCTACCTACAGAAGTACAAGAAGAACTAATCAATTCCCTACATGATGTTCAAGTTGTACAGCTTGTGGAGGCCATGAGTCCTGACGAACGCGCCGAATTATTTGATGAACTACCCGCAGGGGTAATCAAACGGCTATTACAAGAATTGAGTCCCGAACAAAGACAAGCCACAGCGACCATTCTCGGTTACACCGAAGGTACCGCTGGACGCGTGATGACGACCGAATATGTGCGGTTACGGGAAGGATTGACTGTAGGTGAAGCCTTGAGCAAAATCCGCCGTCAGGATGAAGACAAAGAAACGATTTATTATGCTTATGTAACAGACGATAATCGCACCTTGGTGAGTGTGGTTTCTCTGCGACAATTGTTATTCACTTTCCCGGAAGTTTTAATTAGAGACATAGCAAGCGATCGCGTCATTAAGGTGAAGACGGAAACTCCCCAAGAAGAAGTCGCCCAAGTCATGAAGCGTTATGACCTAATCGCTATCCCGGTGGTAGACCGGGAAGATCGCTTAGTTGGGATTATCACAATTGATGATGTGATTGATATTTTGGAGGAAGAAGCCACAGAAGATATCCAAAAACTGGCGGGTGTAAGTGGTGATGAAGCGGCTTTGTCTGCTCCCAGAGTGACGATTCGCAAGCGTTTACCTTGGCTATTAGGCATCATGGCGCTGTATATTGGTGCAGCTAGTGCGATCGCTCCTTTTCAACCAGTGATCGCTGCTGTGCCCGTTTTAGCAGTAATTATGCCGATTTTTTCTAATACTGGCGGTACCGTCGGGATTCAAGCTTTAACAGTGACAATTCGCGGTTTGGGTGTTGGTGAAGTCACCCCTAAAGATACTCTGAAAATTCTCCGCAAAGAACTTTGTGCTGGTTTAGGTACAGCCTTAGCTTTGTCCTTGACGATGATTATGCTGTCCTTGATTTGGGCTAAACCTCAAGAACGATGGGTAGCTTTAATTGCGGGAATGGTAATGGCTACAAACACAGTTGTGGCTGTGACTTTGGGAACCTTGTTACCGATGGCGCTGAAACGACTCAAATTAGATCCGGCTTTAGTCAGCGGGCCTTTAGTGACGACAATGCTCGACACTATCGGGTTTTTGACCTTTTTAAGTCTGATTTCCCTAGCTTTGAACGTGTTTCATCTACCAGCGTGAGTTTCCTTGGGTAAGAATCAAATTTTACCCACAAACACTTACAATGAGATTATGAGATCGCGCCTTTGCAGAAATCAGACACGCAAAATTTTTTCAGGGTGTAAGTATCTTATCGCCGTTGGCAAGCAGAATGTGACAAATAGCTCACTGTAGAGACGTTGTAATTTAACGTCTCTACCTAAAGATGAATCATCTTTGTTAATTGAATTTGTATAATTTGTAGTTACGAATTCGCAATTACAAAATTTTTAGGGTCAACTACTTCTAACAACGCCGATAATTGGTGGCAAATTATCAGTAAAAGCTACGCTTTTGCTAGCTTCGTTAGTATACAGAAATTCATAATTTATATCTTTAAAAAATATGCCTGAGCAATAGTAATGCCAAGAGAAAATAAAAGCAAGTACGCCATCCTCGGTATATTAAGTTTTGGCCCTCAGTCTGGTTACGACATCAAAAAAAAGATTGAAACCAGTACCAGCAATTTTTGGAGTGAGAGTTATGGACAAATTTATCCTATTCTCAAACAATTTGTAGCCGAAGGGCTGGCGACTCAACTAATTAAGCCACAAATGGGTAAGCCAGACCGCCATGTCTATATGCTCACAGAAAAAGGTCTCAACGAATTGCAGCAGTGGTTGACAGAACCAGTAGAGCCACCAGTAGACAGAATCGAGATTTTATTAAAACTGTTTTTTGGGCAACAAATGAGCATAGCTGATAACATTCGCCATGTAGAACAATTCCAAAAACAGCAACAGCAATTGCTCCAAAAATATCAAACAATTCCCGAAGACATCAATATAAAGGAGATGGATAATTCAAATGTTAATTATTGGTTAATGACATCTAGCTATAAATTACATGTGACTCAAGCATTAATTACGTGGTGTGAAGAAACTTTAGCTAAACTCAACCAGATGGCAGAAAAGATATAAGTTTGTTATTTGATATGACAGGGAACAGGGAACACTTAACCTATATTGTCCCCGCGCCTAATGTCCATTTTGATAGAAGACAGATGGTATCATTGCCGAACATATGTAAATTAAAAAGCTGTAGAGAAGCATTTAACCGTGACTCTACGTAAAAAATTGATACTTGTTTATGCCTAGTACCACCTGGAATCGTCATCACATTCTTTCTCTGGCTGATTTTACCGTCGCTGAATATGACACTGTGTTGCAAACTGCGGCTAGTTTTCAGGAAGTGCTATCACGACGGACAAAAAAAGTCCCGACTTTACAAGGACAAGTGGTGGCGAATTTGTTTTTTGAACCATCTACCAGGACTCGCAGCAG is a genomic window of Fortiea contorta PCC 7126 containing:
- the mgtE gene encoding magnesium transporter produces the protein MLIQDVRNSDLNQLKWDLNHLQPVDAGDYITQLPKKQRAIAFRLLNKAQAIDVFEYLPTEVQEELINSLHDVQVVQLVEAMSPDERAELFDELPAGVIKRLLQELSPEQRQATATILGYTEGTAGRVMTTEYVRLREGLTVGEALSKIRRQDEDKETIYYAYVTDDNRTLVSVVSLRQLLFTFPEVLIRDIASDRVIKVKTETPQEEVAQVMKRYDLIAIPVVDREDRLVGIITIDDVIDILEEEATEDIQKLAGVSGDEAALSAPRVTIRKRLPWLLGIMALYIGAASAIAPFQPVIAAVPVLAVIMPIFSNTGGTVGIQALTVTIRGLGVGEVTPKDTLKILRKELCAGLGTALALSLTMIMLSLIWAKPQERWVALIAGMVMATNTVVAVTLGTLLPMALKRLKLDPALVSGPLVTTMLDTIGFLTFLSLISLALNVFHLPA
- a CDS encoding PadR family transcriptional regulator, encoding MPRENKSKYAILGILSFGPQSGYDIKKKIETSTSNFWSESYGQIYPILKQFVAEGLATQLIKPQMGKPDRHVYMLTEKGLNELQQWLTEPVEPPVDRIEILLKLFFGQQMSIADNIRHVEQFQKQQQQLLQKYQTIPEDINIKEMDNSNVNYWLMTSSYKLHVTQALITWCEETLAKLNQMAEKI